The genomic window CTGCCCGGTGTCTTCACCGCGGGCGCGGCCCAGGCCCTGGCCAAGGGCGAGCGGGTCACGGTCGGCAAGAACGTGCTGGTGGCGGGCGCGGGCCCGTTCCTGCTACCGGTCGTCTCCAGCCTGGTCCGGGTCGGCGCGCGGGTCGCCGGGGTGGTCGAGGCGGCCGGATGGGCGCAGATCAGCCAGGGTTGGGGCACCCGTGGGTGGCGACTGGCGCAAGCGAACGCCAAAGCGGCCGAGCTGGTCGGATATGTCGCCGACCTGGCCAAGCATCGGATTCCTTACCGGGTGGCGAGTGCCGTGATCGCCGCGCACGGCACCGACCGCGTCGAGGAAGTCACCGTGGCCAGGCTGAACCCGGACTGGTCCCCGATCCCCGGCACCGAGACGAGGATCGTCACCGACGCGCTCTGCGTCAGTCACGGCTTCGTCCCCCGCACCGAACTGGCGATCTCCGCTGGCTGCGCGCTCGCGGGCGACATGGTCGAGACTGATCGGAATCAACAGACCAGCGTCCCCGGTGTGTTCAGCGCGGGTGAACTCACCGGCATCGGCGGCGTCGACCTGGCCCTGGCCGAAGGGGAGATCGCCGGGGCCGCGGCCGCCGGGAGACAGCCCCCACCGGCGGCGGTCCGGAGACGAGCCGTCTTCCGGGAGTTCGCCGGGCGGCTGGAGGCCGCCCATGGCATCCGTCCCGGCTGGCAGGCCTGGGTGGACGACACCACAGTGGTCTGCCGTTGCGAGGACGTCACCGCCGGAGAGCTCCGCGACACCGCCCGGATGACCGGGTCCCGCGGACTGCGCTCCCTCAAACTCACCACCCGCGCGGGCCTGGGCATCTGCCAGGGCCGCACCTGTGGACGGTCCGCCGAGGAGATTCTCGAGCAGGCCGTCCCGGGACCGGACGGCCTGCTCGACGCCGGCCGGACCGCTAACCGCCCCCTCGCGGTTCCCCTCAGACTGGGGGAACTCGCCATCACCGGAGAGGACGCCGGATGAGCCCCGAGCCCACCGATCTTCGCGGAGTCATCGTCGCCACCGCGCTGCCCTACAAGGAGAACCCGTCCGCGCCGGCCGGTCTCGAGGTCGACTACGACAAGTTCGCCGAGCACTGCGACTGGCTGATCAGCAACGGCTGCCGCGGTGTCGGCCCGAACGGCTCGCTGGGCGAGTACTCGTCGCTGACCGACGCGGAGCGCCGCAAGGTCATCCAGGTGGCCGTGGAGACGGTCGGTGATCGCGGTGTCGTGGTCGCCGGTGTGCACGGTCCGGGCTGGCACCAGGCCAAGCACTGGGCCGAGCTGGCCGCCGAGGACGGCGCGCACGGTCTGCTGTCGCTGCCGCCGACCATGTACCGGGCCAACGACTCGCAGGTCATCGAGCACTACGCCAAGCTCAGCGAGGTCGGCCTGCCGATCATGATCTACAACAACCCGATCGACACCAAGGTCGACCTGCGTCCCGACCTGGTCGCCGAGATCGCCAAGCTGCCGAACATCTCCGCGATCAAGGAGTTCAGCGGCGACGTCCGCCGGCTCTTCGAGATCAAGGAACTCTGCGACATCGACGTGGTCGCGGGCGCCGACGACGTGCTGTTCGAGCTGATGGCCGACGGTGCGGTCGGCTGGTTCGCCGGCTTCCCGAACGTCTTCCCGGCTGAGTCGGTGGAGATCTACGAGCACATGCTGGCCGGCCGGTTCCTGGAGGCCCGCGAGCTGTACAAGCACCTCGTAGCGGTGTTCCGCTGGGACTCCCGGGTCGAGTTCGTACAGGCCATCAAGCTCAGCATGGACCTCGTCGGCCGGTACGGCGGCCCGTGCCGCCCGCCGCGCGGCCCGCTGATCGCCGACCACCACGCCCAGGTCACCGCGGACACCGAACGGGCGGTCGCGGCACTGGAGAAGTACCGAGCGGTGGCGGCCTGACATGCGGGCGGCGCGGCTGTTCTCCGCCGTCGACTCGCACACCGAGGGCATGCCGACCCGGGTCGTGACCGGCGGTTTCGGCGTCATCCCCGGTGCGACCATGAACGAGAAGCGGTTGCACTTCATCGAGCACCTGGACCATCTGCGCCGCCTGCTCGTCACCGAACCCCGCGGGCACGCGGCGATGAGCGGGGCGATCCTGCAACCGCCGACCCGCCCGGACGCCGACTTCGGCGTGCTCTACATCGAGGTGTCCGGGCTGCTGCCGATGTGCGGGCACGGCACCATCGGGGTGGCCACCGTGCTGGTGGAGACCGGGATGGTCGAGGTGGTCGAGCCGGTCACCACGATCCGCCTGGACACCCCGGCCGGTCTGGTGGTCGCCCGGGTCGCGGTCAGCGACGGGCACGCTGACAGCGTCACCCTGGAGAACGTCCCGTCGTACTGCGAGCGCCTCGACGTCACGGTCGAGGTGCCCGGCTACGGCACGGTTCCGTACAGCCTGGCGTTCGGCGGCAACTTCTACGCGATGGTCGAGCTGGACGCGCTCGGCCTGCCGTTCGACCGGGCGCACAAGGACGAGATCCTCAAGGCCGGTCTGGCGATCATGGACGCGATCAACACGACCGCGCCGCCGAAACACCCGACCATCGACGGGGTGGACCAGTGTCACCACGTCGAGTTCCTCGCGCCCGGTTCCGACGCCGTCCTGTCCCGGCACGCGATGGCCATCCACCCGGGCTGGTTCGACCGTTCGCCGTGCGGCACCGGCACCTCGGCCCGGATGGCCGAGCTGCACGCCCGCGGTGAGCTGCCGATCGGCGCGGACTTCGTCAACGAGTCCTTCATCGGCAGCCGGTTCACCGGCCGTCTGGTGGGGCAGACCACGGTGGGCGACATCCCGGCGGTGCTGCCCACCATCACCGGCCGGGCATGGGTGACCGGGATCGGGCAGTACATGCTGGACCCGACCGACCCGTACCCGGCAGGTTTCGAGTTCTAGAAGGAGTGTTCATGACGATCGCGGCCGCACACGCCGCCCGTGTCCCCCTGCGCCGGTCGACCCCGGAGCAGCGAGCGGACTGGCTGGAAGCGGTGGCCTCGGCCCTCGACGCCGCGGCCGAGGAGCTGATCGGCATCGCGGCGGGGGAGACCCACCTGCCGCTGCCGCGGCTGACCGGGGAGCTCAAACGCACCACGTTCCAGGCCCGGCTGTTCGCCCAAGGTCTGCGGTCCGGGGAGCTTCTTCCGGTACGGATGGACGAAGCGGACCCGGAGTGGGGCATGGGCCCGCGTCCCGACCTGCGCCGCACGGTCGTGCCGATCGGCCCGGTGCTGGTCTTCGCGGCGAGCAACTTCCCGTTCGCGTTCAGTGTGTTCGGTGGGGACACCGTCTCGGCGCTGGCCGCGGGTTGCCCGGTGGTGGTCAAGGCACATCCCGGACATCCGCTGCTCTCCCGTCGTACGGCCGGGGTGGTTGTCGAATCTCTTGCCGAGGCCGGCGCCCCGGACGGCGCGTTCGCGCTGATCGAGGGGGTGGAGGCGTCACTGGAGGCGCTGCGGGACCCGCGGATCAAGGCGGTCGGGTTCACCGGCTCGACCAAGGGCGGCCGGGCGCTGTTCGACATCGCGGCGGCCCGTCCCGAGCCGATCCCGTTCTACGGTGAGCTGGGCAGCGTCAACCCGGTGGTGGTCACACCGGCCGCCTGGGCCGAGCGGGGCGCGGCGGTGGCCGAGGGCTGGGTCGGCTCGCTCACCCTGGGCGCCGGGCAGTTCTGCACCAACCCGGGCGTGGTGCTGGTCCCGGACCCGGACGGCTTCCTCAAGGCGGTGGACCTGCCGGTCCCCGGCCGGATGCTGACCACGGGCCTGGAGGAGGGTTTCGCCGCCGCGGTGGCCGAGGTGGGTGCCCACCAGGGGGTACGGGTGGCCGCCGAGAGCCCGGCCAACGACCAGGGGGTCCGGTCCAGCGTGCTGAACGTGGCCGCCGCCGACGTGATCGCCGATCCGGCGGTGCTGGACGTCGAGATGTTCGGCCCGGCCGGTCTGGTGGTCGGCTACACGTCTCAGGACGAGCTGCTCGAGGTGCTGCGACGTGTTCCCGGCCAACTCACCGGCACCATCCAGGGCCACAGCTCGGGAGACGACGCGGTGGCCGTGGAGGTCGCCGACGTGCTCGCCGACACGGCCGGCCGGATCGTCTGGAACGACTGGCCGACCGGGGTGACGGTCTCCGGCGCCCAGCAGCACGGTGGCCCGTACCCGGCCAGCACGGCACCGGCGTCGACGTCGGTCGGCCTGGCGGCGATCAGCCGGTGGCAGCGGCCGGTCGCGTTCCAAGGGGCACCGGATTCGGTACTGCCGCCGGAATTGCGGAACCGCTGAGTGCCGTACTCTGTGTTCGCTGAGCGAATCTGCGCAGTGTGACATTTTACAGATGGAGGGGTAGCCGGTGAGTTCGTCGGTCATCGGGCCGGTCGATGTGGGCGTCAGCCTGCGGGGCACCGTCGAGGACGCGGTCTCGGCCGCGATCGTCTCCGGAGAGCTCGCGCCGGGCACCCTGGTGACCGCGCCGACGCTCGCCGCCCGGTTCGGCGTGTCCGCCACGCCGGTCCGGGAAGCGATGCTCAACCTGCAGAAACGCGGGTTCGTCGACGTGGTGCGCAACAAGGGTTTCCGGGTCACCGAGGTCAGTGAGCAGGACCTCTGGGAGATCGTGCGGATCCGGCAGCAACTGGAGAGCCCGCCGATGCGGGAGATCGCCCGGACCCTGCAGCCCGAGCAGGCCGCCGGGCTCCGGGTGAAGGCGCAGGACATCGTGGACGCCGCGGCGGCCGCCGACCTGTCCGGTTACCTGGCCGCCGACCTGGTCTTCCACCTGCGGCTGCTCGATCTGCACGGCAATCGGCGGCTGGTCGAGCTGGTCAAGGACCTGCGGCAGCAGACCCGGATGGTGGGGCTGGCCGACATGATCGGGACGGCCGAACTGGCCCGGTCGGCAGCCGAGCACCACAGCTTGATCGACCTGCTCGAAGCACGGGACGGCCGGGGTGCCGAAACACTGATGAACGCGCACATCGGGCACGTGCTGGGCTGGTGGAGCGGGCGCGCAGAGGACTGAAACCCCTGGTCAGAAGGTCGGTCACCGTCACGGTGACCGGCCTTCTCGCTGTTCGGGCACCGTACCGCCGCAAGAATTTGATCTCCAGTAGGTAAAAAGTCTCGCGGGACCTTTCACGAGCGATGTGTGACATACTACTGTTCACTTCCAGTGACCGGGGTCGCAATGATCCGGCACTTCCGCCGGCTGGCGAACGCGCCGCCGCGGACGGTCCGACCCCGCATGGTGCGCCCACGATCCGTCGTCTGCGCCCTCTGAGGAAGGCAGAACCCCCTTGAAGCGAACCAAACCCCCGATCG from Actinoplanes derwentensis includes these protein-coding regions:
- a CDS encoding aldehyde dehydrogenase (NADP(+)) — encoded protein: MTIAAAHAARVPLRRSTPEQRADWLEAVASALDAAAEELIGIAAGETHLPLPRLTGELKRTTFQARLFAQGLRSGELLPVRMDEADPEWGMGPRPDLRRTVVPIGPVLVFAASNFPFAFSVFGGDTVSALAAGCPVVVKAHPGHPLLSRRTAGVVVESLAEAGAPDGAFALIEGVEASLEALRDPRIKAVGFTGSTKGGRALFDIAAARPEPIPFYGELGSVNPVVVTPAAWAERGAAVAEGWVGSLTLGAGQFCTNPGVVLVPDPDGFLKAVDLPVPGRMLTTGLEEGFAAAVAEVGAHQGVRVAAESPANDQGVRSSVLNVAAADVIADPAVLDVEMFGPAGLVVGYTSQDELLEVLRRVPGQLTGTIQGHSSGDDAVAVEVADVLADTAGRIVWNDWPTGVTVSGAQQHGGPYPASTAPASTSVGLAAISRWQRPVAFQGAPDSVLPPELRNR
- a CDS encoding proline racemase family protein, which gives rise to MRAARLFSAVDSHTEGMPTRVVTGGFGVIPGATMNEKRLHFIEHLDHLRRLLVTEPRGHAAMSGAILQPPTRPDADFGVLYIEVSGLLPMCGHGTIGVATVLVETGMVEVVEPVTTIRLDTPAGLVVARVAVSDGHADSVTLENVPSYCERLDVTVEVPGYGTVPYSLAFGGNFYAMVELDALGLPFDRAHKDEILKAGLAIMDAINTTAPPKHPTIDGVDQCHHVEFLAPGSDAVLSRHAMAIHPGWFDRSPCGTGTSARMAELHARGELPIGADFVNESFIGSRFTGRLVGQTTVGDIPAVLPTITGRAWVTGIGQYMLDPTDPYPAGFEF
- a CDS encoding GntR family transcriptional regulator, coding for MSSSVIGPVDVGVSLRGTVEDAVSAAIVSGELAPGTLVTAPTLAARFGVSATPVREAMLNLQKRGFVDVVRNKGFRVTEVSEQDLWEIVRIRQQLESPPMREIARTLQPEQAAGLRVKAQDIVDAAAAADLSGYLAADLVFHLRLLDLHGNRRLVELVKDLRQQTRMVGLADMIGTAELARSAAEHHSLIDLLEARDGRGAETLMNAHIGHVLGWWSGRAED
- a CDS encoding dihydrodipicolinate synthase family protein codes for the protein MSPEPTDLRGVIVATALPYKENPSAPAGLEVDYDKFAEHCDWLISNGCRGVGPNGSLGEYSSLTDAERRKVIQVAVETVGDRGVVVAGVHGPGWHQAKHWAELAAEDGAHGLLSLPPTMYRANDSQVIEHYAKLSEVGLPIMIYNNPIDTKVDLRPDLVAEIAKLPNISAIKEFSGDVRRLFEIKELCDIDVVAGADDVLFELMADGAVGWFAGFPNVFPAESVEIYEHMLAGRFLEARELYKHLVAVFRWDSRVEFVQAIKLSMDLVGRYGGPCRPPRGPLIADHHAQVTADTERAVAALEKYRAVAA
- a CDS encoding FAD-dependent oxidoreductase, with the translated sequence MPETVVVIGGGPAGMAATLAARRRGARVVLIEAGDDVGGQYWRHLPDSRATADEHTLHHGWEKFRTMRSAVRDDPGVELILNGHVWSVDRRDGQPPLVHVMIGAADGQRRVARTFVPSALVIATGAHERTLPFPGWDLPGVFTAGAAQALAKGERVTVGKNVLVAGAGPFLLPVVSSLVRVGARVAGVVEAAGWAQISQGWGTRGWRLAQANAKAAELVGYVADLAKHRIPYRVASAVIAAHGTDRVEEVTVARLNPDWSPIPGTETRIVTDALCVSHGFVPRTELAISAGCALAGDMVETDRNQQTSVPGVFSAGELTGIGGVDLALAEGEIAGAAAAGRQPPPAAVRRRAVFREFAGRLEAAHGIRPGWQAWVDDTTVVCRCEDVTAGELRDTARMTGSRGLRSLKLTTRAGLGICQGRTCGRSAEEILEQAVPGPDGLLDAGRTANRPLAVPLRLGELAITGEDAG